A single window of Sphingobacterium sp. ML3W DNA harbors:
- the prmA gene encoding 50S ribosomal protein L11 methyltransferase, whose amino-acid sequence MKYSEVIFTRIAGEEWQQDLFIAELADIGFDTFEDRESGFAGFIPTANLDLQALETVILKQKDGFEVRYAVKDIEEQNWNKLWESNFNPIMIDDQCYVRATFHDPKPEIPHEIVIDPKMSFGTGHHQTTTMMLRYILENEFQGKEVLDMGCGTGILAILAAQKKAKEIFAVDFDDVCVASVEENKVLNNITNIEAKLGSYETIVGREFDAILANINRNILMEQFPQYSKSLRLNGELYISGFFEGEDLSILKERAESIGFELISNKILDNWCSAKFVKVK is encoded by the coding sequence ATGAAATACAGTGAGGTAATATTCACAAGAATAGCAGGAGAAGAGTGGCAACAGGATCTGTTTATTGCCGAGCTAGCTGATATAGGTTTTGATACTTTTGAAGATAGAGAATCGGGGTTTGCAGGGTTCATACCTACTGCAAACCTTGATCTTCAAGCTTTGGAAACAGTTATCTTGAAACAAAAAGATGGTTTTGAGGTTCGCTATGCGGTGAAAGACATTGAAGAACAGAATTGGAATAAGCTATGGGAAAGTAATTTTAATCCTATAATGATCGATGATCAGTGTTACGTTAGAGCTACTTTCCATGATCCCAAACCAGAAATACCACATGAAATCGTTATTGACCCCAAAATGTCCTTTGGAACAGGACATCATCAAACGACGACAATGATGCTTCGCTATATTCTTGAAAATGAATTTCAAGGCAAGGAAGTGTTGGATATGGGGTGTGGTACAGGTATATTAGCTATATTAGCAGCGCAGAAAAAAGCAAAAGAAATATTTGCGGTGGATTTTGACGATGTTTGTGTTGCAAGTGTCGAGGAAAACAAAGTCCTGAACAACATCACAAATATTGAAGCAAAATTAGGATCTTATGAAACTATTGTTGGACGCGAGTTCGATGCCATTTTGGCCAACATTAATCGTAATATTCTAATGGAACAATTTCCTCAATATAGCAAGTCTTTACGATTAAATGGGGAGTTGTATATTAGTGGATTTTTCGAAGGAGAAGATTTATCAATTTTGAAAGAACGTGCAGAATCCATCGGTTTTGAACTTATTTCTAATAAAATTTTGGACAATTGGTGTTCTGCTAAATTCGTGAAAGTAAAATAA
- a CDS encoding Mur ligase family protein, producing MRIHFIAIGGSIMHNLAISLERQGHQVSGSDDQIVEPSRSHLIDAGLLPEQLGWFEEKITDDIDAVILGAHALVNNPELLKAQELDLKIYSFPEFIQELSQDKTRVVIAGSYGKTTIMSMIMHVLKTFERPFDYLVGAQLEGFDNLIEITKTNKIILIEGDENVASSLSSKSKFMFYKPNIALISGINWNEYSTTITFDNYLKQFEDFINTIESKGTLIYNKEDKYIQKIINDTKSCKINRHGYQIPEYTINKGTTFIKATKGDIPLQVFGKYNLSNIAGAYTVCEWLGIKKDDFFEAIKTFKSSIRYLEFVASFEGSVVYQDFDHTPKKLKASIHAIKEQFPSQKLVAIIELNAYDSLDEKFVNQYKDTMNEADLPVVFVNMESIKEVNKCTTHLLEDIRIAFNRSDLDIVTNIKDLYEFLENFKSKGNNLLLMSSGNYSGVNLTELADHFFKNY from the coding sequence ATGCGCATACATTTCATTGCGATAGGAGGAAGTATCATGCACAACCTTGCGATCTCTCTGGAGAGGCAAGGTCATCAGGTTTCAGGGTCTGATGATCAAATTGTAGAACCTTCCCGTAGCCACCTTATTGATGCAGGTTTACTACCTGAACAATTAGGATGGTTTGAAGAAAAAATTACGGATGATATAGATGCTGTTATTTTAGGGGCTCATGCTCTTGTGAATAATCCAGAACTATTAAAGGCCCAAGAATTGGACCTCAAGATCTATTCATTTCCGGAGTTTATTCAAGAGCTTTCTCAAGATAAGACACGTGTAGTCATTGCCGGTAGTTATGGGAAAACCACAATTATGAGCATGATTATGCATGTGTTAAAAACTTTTGAAAGACCTTTTGATTATTTAGTGGGTGCGCAGTTGGAGGGTTTTGATAATTTAATCGAAATAACAAAGACAAATAAGATTATTTTAATTGAAGGCGATGAAAATGTAGCTTCCAGTTTGAGTAGCAAGTCAAAATTTATGTTTTACAAACCTAATATTGCACTTATTAGTGGCATTAATTGGAATGAATACAGTACTACGATAACCTTTGATAACTACTTAAAACAATTTGAAGATTTTATCAATACCATAGAATCAAAAGGGACATTGATCTATAATAAAGAAGATAAATACATTCAGAAAATCATCAATGATACAAAATCCTGTAAAATTAATCGACATGGTTATCAAATACCTGAATATACGATAAATAAGGGAACAACATTTATAAAAGCTACTAAAGGTGATATCCCATTACAGGTTTTTGGAAAATATAACCTGTCGAATATTGCTGGTGCATATACCGTATGTGAGTGGCTTGGGATTAAGAAAGATGATTTTTTTGAAGCCATTAAGACTTTCAAGAGTTCCATCCGTTATTTGGAGTTTGTAGCAAGTTTTGAAGGTTCCGTGGTGTACCAAGACTTTGATCATACACCCAAAAAGCTGAAGGCAAGTATTCATGCAATCAAAGAGCAATTTCCAAGTCAAAAATTGGTTGCTATCATTGAATTGAACGCTTACGACAGTCTGGATGAGAAGTTTGTCAACCAGTATAAGGATACGATGAACGAAGCTGATCTCCCTGTTGTATTTGTCAATATGGAGTCAATTAAAGAGGTTAATAAGTGTACGACACATTTGCTAGAAGATATTAGAATCGCCTTTAATCGGTCAGATTTGGACATTGTAACGAATATAAAAGACCTGTACGAATTCCTTGAGAATTTTAAATCAAAAGGCAATAATTTATTGCTGATGAGTTCGGGCAATTACAGTGGGGTTAATTTGACCGAACTCGCGGATCATTTTTTTAAGAATTATTAA
- a CDS encoding helix-turn-helix domain-containing protein: MNALGKKIRLLRHQKGWSQEDVAKRLDISIPAFSKIETGITDVNLSRLNQISKLFNLSVVQLLSTSDMEEDKEALNELAELTKKVQMRETEVIDLQKKVIDLYEQLHKK, translated from the coding sequence ATGAATGCATTAGGAAAAAAAATCAGATTACTGCGCCATCAAAAAGGATGGAGCCAAGAAGATGTAGCGAAAAGACTAGATATTTCTATTCCAGCTTTTTCAAAAATTGAAACAGGAATTACAGATGTTAATCTTTCTCGTTTAAACCAGATTTCAAAATTATTTAATTTGTCAGTAGTTCAACTATTATCGACTTCCGATATGGAAGAAGATAAAGAAGCGTTGAATGAGTTGGCTGAATTAACTAAAAAAGTGCAGATGCGTGAGACCGAAGTTATTGACTTGCAAAAGAAAGTAATCGATCTTTACGAGCAATTACACAAAAAATAA